The Prosthecodimorpha staleyi genome has a window encoding:
- a CDS encoding DUF4170 domain-containing protein — MAKAAKDKQLLHLVFGGELTDLDKVEFKDLTHLDIVGVFPNYATAHAAWKAKAQATVDNAHMRYFVVHLHRLLDPDHPDKD; from the coding sequence ATGGCGAAAGCCGCCAAAGACAAGCAGCTTCTGCATCTCGTGTTCGGCGGGGAACTGACCGATCTCGACAAGGTCGAGTTCAAGGACCTCACCCATCTCGATATCGTCGGCGTGTTCCCGAACTACGCCACCGCCCATGCCGCCTGGAAGGCCAAGGCGCAGGCGACGGTCGACAATGCCCATATGCGCTACTTCGTCGTTCACCTGCACCGCCTGCTCGACCCCGACCATCCGGACAAGGATTGA
- a CDS encoding metal/formaldehyde-sensitive transcriptional repressor: protein MSHTITHKPKLLARVRRIRGQVEALERAVESEIGCADVLQLVASVRGAVNGLTAELIEHHLTEHVLDVDDPALRRQGAEDLVEVVRTYLR, encoded by the coding sequence ATGAGCCACACGATCACCCACAAGCCGAAGCTGCTCGCCCGCGTCCGCCGCATCCGCGGCCAGGTCGAGGCGTTGGAGCGTGCCGTCGAGAGCGAGATCGGCTGCGCGGACGTCCTGCAGCTGGTCGCCTCGGTGCGCGGCGCCGTGAACGGGCTGACCGCCGAACTGATCGAGCACCATCTCACCGAGCATGTGCTCGATGTCGACGATCCCGCCCTGCGCCGGCAGGGCGCCGAGGATCTGGTCGAGGTGGTGCGGACCTATCTGAGGTAG
- a CDS encoding DUF6101 family protein has protein sequence MDPQALPHRYKYRTGLEGDAAEAAVLLDRTMATVCRRLPSGIPMAMRMTMHAFEGVAVRFAPGDDGDTMKVVLELLHRDPNLSLPLAVVDDMDDVVADWRNWGRALSLPLLVVEADGSYRPVEARLGAIDIRPTRPRRRRSILAQRRPRFLVRRRVPVIPEVPTFVVGREITAWE, from the coding sequence TTGGACCCGCAAGCTCTCCCGCATCGCTACAAGTATCGCACCGGTCTCGAAGGCGACGCCGCGGAGGCCGCCGTGCTACTCGACCGCACCATGGCGACGGTGTGCCGCCGCCTGCCGTCCGGCATCCCGATGGCGATGCGCATGACCATGCATGCCTTCGAGGGCGTTGCGGTGCGCTTCGCACCCGGCGACGACGGCGACACCATGAAGGTGGTGCTCGAACTGCTGCACCGCGACCCGAACCTGTCGCTACCGCTGGCGGTGGTCGACGACATGGACGATGTCGTCGCCGACTGGCGCAACTGGGGGCGGGCCCTGTCGCTGCCGCTGCTGGTGGTCGAGGCCGACGGCTCCTACCGGCCGGTCGAGGCGCGGCTCGGCGCGATCGACATCCGCCCGACGCGTCCGCGCCGCCGCCGTTCGATCCTGGCCCAGCGCCGTCCGCGCTTCCTGGTCCGCCGGCGCGTGCCGGTCATCCCGGAGGTGCCGACCTTCGTCGTCGGCCGCGAGATCACCGCCTGGGAGTGA
- a CDS encoding 3'(2'),5'-bisphosphate nucleotidase CysQ has translation MPDADRGQGGDLGPDLGADTELLAAAVREAGQLALGYFGKEPRVWMKAGDSPVSEADIEADRLLRGRLLGARPDYGWLSEETADSDDRLERDRIFVIDPIDGTRAFIAGNPLWTVSAAVVEAGRPIAAALYQPATDDLMLATAGRGAWRGRHRLGASRREGTLAGARVSGPHGYLDRSLFQRERMDVRPSIPSLALRIAQVADARLDLALASGRAHDWDLAAADLLVQEAGGRLSTDRGHPVRYNERVPRHPPLFAAAPGLIAATRTLLAALAKA, from the coding sequence TTGCCGGACGCTGACCGGGGCCAGGGGGGCGACCTCGGTCCCGACCTCGGGGCCGACACGGAATTGCTGGCCGCCGCGGTGCGCGAGGCCGGCCAGCTGGCGCTCGGCTATTTCGGCAAGGAGCCGCGCGTCTGGATGAAGGCCGGCGACTCGCCCGTGTCCGAGGCCGACATCGAGGCCGACCGGCTGTTGCGCGGCCGCCTGCTCGGCGCCCGGCCGGACTATGGCTGGCTCTCCGAGGAGACCGCCGACAGCGACGACCGGCTCGAGCGGGACCGCATCTTCGTGATCGACCCGATCGACGGCACCCGCGCCTTCATCGCCGGCAATCCGCTCTGGACCGTCTCGGCGGCGGTGGTCGAAGCCGGCCGGCCGATCGCGGCCGCGCTCTACCAGCCGGCGACCGACGACCTGATGCTGGCCACCGCCGGCCGCGGCGCCTGGCGCGGCCGGCACCGGCTCGGCGCCAGCCGGCGCGAGGGGACGCTGGCCGGCGCCCGCGTCTCCGGGCCGCACGGCTATCTGGACCGCAGCCTGTTCCAGCGCGAGCGGATGGACGTCCGCCCTTCGATCCCCTCGCTCGCGCTGCGCATCGCCCAGGTCGCCGACGCCCGGCTCGATCTGGCACTGGCCAGCGGGCGTGCCCACGATTGGGACCTTGCGGCGGCGGATCTTTTGGTGCAGGAAGCCGGCGGCCGGCTGTCGACCGACCGCGGGCATCCGGTCCGCTACAACGAACGGGTTCCGCGCCATCCGCCGCTGTTCGCGGCGGCGCCGGGCCTGATCGCCGCGACCCGGACCCTGCTGGCGGCGCTGGCCAAGGCCTGA
- the ubiA gene encoding 4-hydroxybenzoate octaprenyltransferase translates to MTVADAVRGHWADRFIPPGLRPYARLSRLERPIGWWLLLWPCWWSAALAAGAAGARWPDPWHLLLFMIGAIAMRGAGCTYNDIVDRDIDDKVARTRSRPIPSGQVSVTQAKLFMVAQALVGFLVLIQFNLFAILLGIASLGVVAVYPFMKRITDWPQFVLGLAFSWGALMGWAAVFGRLDGAAFALYAGAILWTIGYDTIYAHQDKEDDAIVGVRSTARLFGRATRPLLALFFLAAVLALGLACRLAGAGTAAYLGLALFAAHLAWQVVRIDIDDPDLCLRLFRANRDAGWLFFLGLVADAALGRL, encoded by the coding sequence ATGACCGTCGCCGACGCGGTCCGGGGCCATTGGGCCGACCGGTTCATTCCGCCCGGCCTGCGCCCCTATGCGCGGCTTTCGCGGTTGGAGCGGCCGATCGGCTGGTGGCTGCTGCTCTGGCCCTGCTGGTGGTCGGCGGCGCTGGCCGCCGGGGCGGCGGGCGCGCGCTGGCCCGACCCCTGGCATCTCCTGCTGTTCATGATCGGGGCGATCGCCATGCGCGGCGCCGGCTGCACCTATAACGACATCGTCGACCGCGATATCGACGACAAGGTCGCCCGGACCCGCTCCCGGCCGATCCCGTCGGGCCAGGTCAGCGTGACGCAGGCCAAGCTGTTCATGGTCGCCCAGGCCCTGGTCGGCTTCCTGGTGCTGATCCAGTTCAATCTCTTCGCCATCCTGCTCGGCATCGCCTCGCTCGGCGTGGTGGCGGTCTATCCGTTCATGAAGCGGATCACCGACTGGCCGCAATTCGTGCTCGGCCTGGCCTTCTCGTGGGGCGCGCTGATGGGTTGGGCGGCGGTGTTCGGCCGGCTCGACGGCGCCGCCTTCGCGCTCTATGCCGGCGCGATCCTGTGGACGATCGGCTACGACACGATCTATGCGCATCAGGACAAGGAGGACGACGCGATCGTGGGCGTGCGCTCGACGGCGCGTCTGTTCGGGCGCGCGACCCGGCCGCTGCTCGCCCTCTTCTTCCTGGCGGCGGTGCTGGCGCTCGGCCTGGCCTGCCGTCTCGCAGGCGCCGGCACGGCGGCCTATCTGGGCCTTGCCCTGTTCGCCGCCCATCTCGCCTGGCAGGTCGTGCGGATCGATATCGACGACCCCGATCTCTGCCTCAGGCTGTTCCGCGCCAACCGCGATGCCGGCTGGCTGTTCTTCCTCGGCCTCGTCGCCGATGCGGCGCTCGGGCGCCTGTGA
- a CDS encoding nickel/cobalt efflux transporter, with protein sequence MPDITALIQSGATNPWFYLPLAVLLGALHALEPGHSKSMMAAFIIAVRGTPRQAILLGLSAALGHTIVVWAIALVGLWLGDRLILDKAEPWLLIVSGLLVAVLALRIVGLIGTETEGEHGHGHEGHKHDGHGHEGHDRSGHGHHHHHDGHRPESRHGPDDDPHHAHDDHHPAADPDAGLDAHAAAHAREIRTRFAGRRSVGTGEILWFGFTGGLLPCPAAIAVLLICLQMRAFTLGIGMVLAFSAGLAITMVAVGVAAAWGAGAARARWAGLDRWGARLPYLSAGIVLLLGFAMAARGVWMLA encoded by the coding sequence ATGCCCGACATCACCGCCCTGATCCAATCGGGCGCGACCAATCCCTGGTTCTACCTGCCGCTCGCGGTCCTGCTCGGCGCCCTGCATGCGCTCGAACCCGGTCATTCCAAGTCGATGATGGCCGCCTTCATCATCGCGGTGCGCGGCACGCCCCGTCAGGCGATCCTGCTCGGCCTGTCGGCGGCGCTCGGCCATACCATCGTGGTCTGGGCGATCGCACTGGTCGGCCTCTGGCTCGGCGACCGGCTGATCCTCGACAAGGCCGAGCCGTGGCTGCTGATCGTCTCCGGGCTCCTGGTCGCCGTCCTCGCCCTGCGCATCGTCGGCCTGATCGGCACCGAGACGGAAGGCGAGCATGGTCACGGGCACGAAGGCCATAAGCACGACGGGCACGGCCACGAGGGGCATGACCGTTCGGGGCATGGCCACCATCATCACCACGATGGGCATCGGCCGGAGTCCCGTCACGGCCCCGACGATGACCCGCATCACGCCCACGACGACCATCACCCGGCCGCCGATCCCGATGCCGGGCTCGATGCCCACGCGGCGGCCCATGCGCGCGAGATCCGGACGCGCTTCGCCGGCCGTCGCTCGGTCGGTACCGGCGAAATCCTGTGGTTCGGCTTCACCGGCGGCCTGCTGCCCTGCCCGGCCGCGATCGCGGTCCTGCTGATCTGCCTGCAGATGCGCGCCTTCACGCTCGGCATCGGCATGGTGCTCGCCTTCAGCGCCGGGCTGGCGATCACCATGGTGGCGGTCGGCGTGGCCGCCGCCTGGGGCGCCGGCGCCGCCCGGGCGCGCTGGGCCGGGCTGGACCGCTGGGGCGCGCGGCTGCCCTATCTGTCGGCCGGCATCGTGCTCTTGCTCGGCTTTGCGATGGCGGCGCGCGGCGTCTGGATGCTGGCCTGA
- a CDS encoding TldD/PmbA family protein yields the protein MTDLLDQSALLDQAHRLVEAARRAGADAADAVAVRGIALGVQVRLGAVEQSERSEGDDFGLRVFVGRRSAIVSANTVGDADQLAMRAVAMARAAPEDPFAGLAEEHLLAREFPALDLVDAAVPDADQLRFAALAAEEAGRAVAGVTNSGGASASWGLGGMVLVTSHGFVGTWLRSSHSIAMTAIAGEGTGMERDWEASSKIHRAELEDPEAIGRKAGERAVRRLKPRQAATGHAVVIYDPRAATSLVGHLSGAINGAAVARKTSFLKDRMGERLFAEGITISDDPHRRRGLGSRPFDGEGVSGQRLAVIEDGILRHWLLDSASARELGLVTNGRAARGTGLPSPSSTNLTLEPGSVSRADMIGSVESGLYITDMIGSGVNGVTGDYSRGASGFWIEQGELTYPVAEITVAGNLRDMYRRLTPADDLEYRFGINAPTVRIEGLTIAGR from the coding sequence ATGACCGATCTGCTCGACCAGTCCGCCCTTCTCGATCAGGCCCACCGCCTGGTCGAAGCCGCCCGGCGCGCCGGGGCGGACGCGGCCGATGCGGTCGCGGTGCGCGGCATCGCGCTCGGCGTCCAGGTCCGGCTCGGTGCCGTCGAGCAGAGCGAGCGCTCGGAGGGCGACGATTTCGGCCTGCGCGTCTTCGTCGGCCGGCGCAGCGCGATCGTGTCGGCCAATACGGTCGGCGATGCCGACCAGCTCGCCATGCGCGCCGTCGCGATGGCGCGCGCCGCCCCGGAAGATCCTTTCGCGGGCCTTGCGGAGGAGCATCTGTTGGCGCGCGAATTTCCCGCGCTCGACCTGGTCGATGCCGCCGTGCCGGATGCCGACCAGTTGCGCTTCGCCGCGCTGGCGGCGGAGGAGGCCGGCCGCGCGGTCGCGGGCGTGACCAATTCCGGCGGCGCCTCGGCCTCCTGGGGGCTCGGCGGCATGGTGCTGGTCACCTCGCACGGCTTCGTCGGTACCTGGCTGCGCTCGTCGCACTCGATCGCCATGACGGCGATCGCCGGCGAGGGCACCGGCATGGAGCGCGACTGGGAGGCGTCCAGCAAGATCCATCGCGCCGAGCTCGAAGATCCGGAAGCGATCGGCCGCAAGGCCGGCGAGCGCGCGGTGCGCCGGCTGAAGCCGCGCCAGGCGGCGACCGGCCACGCGGTCGTGATCTACGATCCGCGCGCGGCGACGAGCCTCGTCGGCCACCTCTCTGGCGCCATCAACGGGGCGGCGGTGGCGCGCAAGACCTCGTTCCTGAAGGATCGGATGGGCGAGCGGTTGTTCGCCGAGGGCATCACCATCTCGGACGATCCGCACCGCCGGCGCGGCCTCGGCTCGCGGCCCTTCGACGGGGAGGGCGTCTCCGGGCAGCGCCTTGCCGTGATCGAGGACGGCATCCTGCGCCACTGGCTGCTCGACAGCGCCTCGGCGCGCGAGCTCGGCTTGGTCACGAACGGGCGTGCCGCGCGCGGCACGGGGCTGCCCTCGCCGAGTTCGACCAATCTGACGCTGGAGCCGGGTTCGGTCAGTCGCGCCGACATGATCGGCTCCGTCGAGAGCGGGCTCTACATCACCGACATGATCGGTTCGGGGGTCAACGGCGTCACCGGCGACTACAGCCGCGGCGCCTCCGGCTTCTGGATCGAGCAGGGCGAACTGACCTATCCGGTCGCCGAGATCACCGTCGCCGGCAACCTCAGGGACATGTACCGGCGCCTGACGCCGGCCGACGACCTGGAATACCGGTTCGGCATCAACGCGCCGACCGTGCGGATCGAGGGTTTGACGATTGCCGGACGCTGA